Genomic DNA from Chitinispirillales bacterium ANBcel5:
ATAGACATCTTCCAAATTCTGTCCCCATGCATTTTCGAGCTCAACCCCGGTCATCTTTATGGCTGCATCATTAAGCAGCATTACCTTGCCCTCTTTGTTGGTCGCAATGACACCATCGTGAATAGAGCTTAAGGTCACCGAAAGTCGCTCCTGTTCTGCTTTGAGATGTCGTTCGGCTCTCTGTTTATCCTCTATTTCGCAAATGAGCATTTTGTTTGACTCGGTGAGTTCTGTGGTGCGTTCTTCAACTTTCTCTTCAAGCTCCTCCTGTGCTTTGAGAAGTGAGCGACGTACGATTTCGATTTCAGTGATATCACGGATTATAAATACTGTACCAACAATGTTGCCATCTTTAGCATAAATAGTGGACCAGGAGAGCAGAGCAGGAAATTTTTCCCCATCATTTCGCAACAGGTGTAATTTTTTATCAGAACATTTTTTATTAGGTATTTCAGAGACGGACGAATAATCGCTTAGAAAATCAAGAACACAGCCGCAGTGTTTGTTGATTAAATCTGATCTATCCCGTTTTAGCGTTTGAAGCAGCATGGGGTTAATAACTTCAATCTCAAGTTTTGAATTAACTACCAATATTCCTTCAGACATGGTTTCTACGATAGTGGATGCCGCTAGCCCTGTGCTTACATTAAAAAGGTCACGCCTGTTAACGGCAAATCCTATCACCAAAGCGATGAAGGCAAAGGATATATTCACTAATTCCGGAATTTTGACTGAAAATCCCAAAAACATAAATTCACTTAGTATCCCTGTAATGACGGGAAAAGATATTGCCCAGAAGATTAGTTTGGTATTTTTGTTTTCACAGGTATCCTGACAGTGTTTGTAAAACCGAAGCAGAAGAATAAGGCACACAGTGGCGACTGTAGCAGATATGTAGAATAAAAAGTTGTACCCTAACCGCTCTGGGTTACTGCTCCATCCCCAAAACTCTTTGGTTGGAATGGTGTTATAGGTGTTATAACTAAGCACCGATAAAAAGATAGTGGGCAGGTAGATGAAAGCAAAAAGGAAAAAACGGTTTTTTGAAAGTCTGCTACGGGTGAAAACTACTACGAAATGGAGAAGAAGAGCTAAAGAGAAGGGCCATAGGCTTTTTAATGATAACCACATCCGCGCTCGTTCGGCAGTTTCTGCCTGTCGTACTAAAAATTCCAAAAATGCCCAATACGAAAATGAGATGCAAAGCGCTGAAAATACCTTGTTTTGAGTACTCGAACTGTTCTTAAAAAATATAAAAACAGCTACGCTAACACAGATAAGTGCTGAAAAGAGTGAAAGGAGTGCATAAAATGTTAGCATAGTCGAAATTCTTCTGATAACCTCATTAAAGGATGATGGGTATAAATTAAATAAACTGTTTGTGATTGATACTTTTGCTCTAATGGTAACATTCATAAAGCAGGAAATCAATAAATTTTTATACCATAGTTGTAATAAAGGGAAAATGGGATAGTTAAGCTCTTTTATCCTTTCTGGCCCTGAGTTATATTTTTGGGAATACCCGGTTTTTTTGTGGGGGGAAATTGGATTATTAATTGACTGGGATTTCAATGGATCTTTCAAAAGTACTTATTATCATACCTACATATAATGAGCGCGAGAACATTGTGCTCATTATACCCGAAATAAAAAAAATCCTGCCGCAGGTACACATACTGGTGGTGGATGATTCTTCGCCGGACGGAACAGCACAATGTGTAGAGCAGATGGCACGAGGGATTGATGGTGTTCATCTTTTTGTGCGACCCACAAAGGATGGCCTGGGCAAAGCATATATAAGTGGTTTCAAATGGGCGCTTGAGCGGGAGTATGAGTTTATATTTGAAATGGATGCTGATTTTTCACACAGCCCCGAGTACTTGCCTGCATTTCTTGAAGCCGCCAGGGAAAATGATCTTGTTTTGGGATCCAGATATATTTGTGGGGTAAATGTCGTTAACTGGCCGATGTCCCGGCTTTTACTTAGCTATTTTGCTAATCGCTTTGCACGGTTCATTACCGGTATCCCCGTAAAGGACTGCACCGGTGGGTTTAAATGTTTCAGGCGCTCATTGTTACAGTCACTAAAACTCGACTCAATAGCTTCTTCAGGATACTCTTTTCAGATTGAGTTAAACTATTTTGCGTGGAAAGGTGGCTTTAGGCTTAAAGAGATACCTATCGTATTTTCCGATCGACAGAGAGGGGTATCTAAGATGTCTACGAAAATTATCCGGGAAGCACTCGTTCTAATCTGGAGGCTGAGAATATCCTCCTTTTTTAAAAAGAAAGCAGTAAATGGTAGAAGCTAATAATTCTCAAGTGTTATTATCTGTAGTTATAGTTAATTACAAGGTTCCCTATTGTTTGCGTGAAGCTCTGAACTCAGTTAAAGAAGCCAAATTATACAATAAATGTGAAATTATAGTAATAGATAATGCTTCAGAAGATAATTCAAAATCAATTATCACTTCTGAATTCCCTGAAGTCCAATGGATACAGCTAAAGAGTAACATCGGGTTTGGAAAAGCTTGTAATTTAGGGGCACGAAGAGCCAGAGGGAAATACCTGTTACTCCTTAACCCCGATACGGTAATTTCTGAAACCACACTTACTGCCTGTGTCGATTTTATGAATAATAATCCGGATGCAGGGATGCTTGGTCCCAAGATATTAAACCCTGATGGGACTATGCAGGCAAGCTGCCGGCGCTCTTTCCCCACTCCATCGGCTGCGCTCTTTTATTTTTCAGGGCTTAGCCGTTTTTTCCCTAAGAGTAAAAGGTTTGGAAAGTACAATCTGACCTATATGGATGAAAACAAAACGGCTGAAGTTGATGCTATATCCGGTTCATTTATGTTTATGCCTCTTTCTGTTTTCCAGGAGGTGGGAGGATTCGATGAGCGTTTTTTCATGTATGGAGAGGACATAGATCTATGTTGGCGAATCCGAAAAACGGGTAAAGCGGTATGGTATAATCCACAAATCCAGATTATTCACCTGAAGGGTAAAAGTTCCTCTAAACGGCAGTTAAGGTCTCGTATCGCATTTTACGAGGCTATGATTATCTTCAGCAGAAAATATAAAGCACATCGGGGAGGTTTTTTTCCCGGATGGCTGATATTTTTGGGGATTATTATACAGGCATCGATAAATATTGGCTCGATTCTGATACGTACAGCTCTGGCCGGACTTATCGATTTATTGATAATCAATGGCACCTTGTGGGCGGGGATTTCACTGCGCTTTCATCTTACAAACGAAACCACTCCCTACAATGATCAGTTACTTATAATGCTTGTAACGCATGTTCTAATAAGCGCTGTGTTTCTATTTATGTTTATCTATAATGGAGTCTATTCTCAGCGCCAATATTCCAGGCTAAATGCATTGCTCTCCGGTGTCCTTTCATCCACTGTGTCTATTGCTGCTGTTTTAAGTGTTAGGGTCGCGGCGTTTACCAGAATTGGCTACAGTCTCTCTTTGGCTGCAGTGACACTTTTGCTTCTGGGCTGGAGGGAAATGCTGCCCAAATTAACACATCTCAGGCCCTTTATTTTTGCTCCTTCAAAGGTTTTGATCGTTGGTAACTGTCCCCTTGTTTCAAAACTAATAAAGGAAATTGAAGATCAGAGGGCACACTCAATAAAAGGAATCGTTCGCTGCCCTGATGAGAATTCTCCAGTAGCAGTTGAAGGCTATCCGGTGTTAGGTGAAATTAGCGACCTTAAAAACATATTAACCAAAAACCAAATTGATATTCTCATTGTTGCCACAGAAAAACCCTGGTACTCAAACATAATAGAGGCTATGTCCCGGCTTGGCAAAAGGGCTCCGGAGGTACGGTGGGTTCCTCAGAAGTTTGTGGAGGAAAAATCAAAAGATCTTCCCGAAACGGTTCCACTTCACATCGTCTCTTGAAACGAACGCTTAGAGGTTTTAGACAATTGGTATATCAATTCTAATCAGGATTCAGTAGCGTATGACTATGAACATTGCCGAACAACTTATCAATGAATTTACCCTCAAACCCTTTCAGGTGCAGAATACTCTTGAGCTTTTTAATGAAGGCGCAACTGTACCATTTATTGCCCGTTACCGTAAGGAACGTACTGGTTCACTTGATGAAATACAGATACGTGATCTTCAACACCGGTACAACTATTATAAAGAACTGGATGAGCGCAGAGAAGTTATACTCGAAAGTATTAAAAGTCAGGAAAAGCTTACTCCAGAACTGGAAGCAAAAATACAAAAGACTCTGAGTAAAACAGAGCTTGAAGATCTCTATCTTCCCTATAAACCTAAACGAACCACACGCGCCACCAAAGCCAGGGATGCGGGGCTTGAACCACTTGCAGAGTGGATACTTGAACTTACTTGCCCTCACTGTGATGCCATGGTTAAGGCTGAGGAGTTCATAAATGAGGAAAAAGGAATTGATACTGCGCAAAAAGCGGTAAAGGGTGCCTGTGATATCCTGGCTGAAGTACTCTCCGATAATGCTGATGTACGAAAATGGATGCGTGAGCTGGCTGCTGATCAGGGTGTTATAATAAGTAAGGTAAAAAAGGAGTTTGAGGAGCAAAAGACCAAGTTTGAAATGTATTACGATTTTAAGGAGAAAGTAAGCTCTCTTCCTTCACACAGAATACTTGCTATGCTACGGGGAGAACGGGAAAAGGTTTTACGTTTGTCCCTTGAAATACCACAGGAAACCGCCGTTCAATACCTTAACAGTAAACTCATTGAAAACCCCGAAAGCGCAACGGTTGATTTGCTTCAGAAAGTGGTACTCGATAGCTACGACCGACTTCTTCTCCCTGCTACAGAAACTGAAATACGAAAAGAGATCAGGGATAGGGCAGAAGCAGAAGCGTTTAAAGTGTTTGGTGATAATCTTGAAGCACTGCTTTTATCGCCACCGGCCGGAAGAAAACCGGTAATAGGTATCGATCCCGGGTTTAGAACAGGGTGTAAAGTGGCGGTTGTAGATGATACGGGCAAGTTTATCGAAAATCATACAATCTATCCCAATGAACCTCAAAAGGAAACTGAAAAATCAGCAGCAGTTATTGCCAAACTTATTCAGACGTATAATATAGAGCTTATAGCCATTGGTAACGGTACAGCAAGCAGAGAAACTGATCAGTTTGTTCGGTCGGTGATTAAAGATATGCCAACCAAACCTGCCAGTGTGATAGTAAACGAAGCTGGAGCAAGTGTGTACAGCGCCTCAGATGTGGCCATAAAGGAGTTCCCGGAACTCGATCTTACTGTCAGAGGAGCGATTTCCATCGCACGCCGGCTTCAGGACCCTCTTTCGGAGCTGGTCAAAATCGACCCTAAATCAATAGGAGTTGGGCAGTACCAACACGATGTAAATCAGAGTAAGCTTAAAGAGTCTCTTGATGAGGTTGTTGAGAGTTGTGTGAACAGGGTAGGAGTAGATGTAAACCTTGCTTCCGATGAACTGTTGAAATACGTTTCCGGTCTCAACAGACTGATCGCATCCAACATCGTAAAATACCGAAATGAAAAGGGCGCCTTTTCTTCACGAAAAGAACTCCTCAAGGTTCCGGGGCTGGGTGAAAAGAAGTTTCAACTTTCTGCAGGGTTTTTAAGAATCGCCGGTTCCAAAAATCCACTCGATAATTCTGCTGTGCATCCAGAGCGCTATGAACTGGTGAAACAGATGGCATCTCAACTTAATACAACCATCAATGAGCTCATTGGAAACAGCACTCTTCTAAAATCAATAAACAAAAAAGAGTTCGTTACCGAAGAAGTAGGATTACCTACCATCGATGATATTCTTTCTGAGCTGGAAAAGCCGGGTCGTGATCCTCGTCAGGAGTTTCAGTATGCACGCTTTAAGGATGAAGTGAATGAAATTAAGGATCTTGAGGAAGGGATGCTTCTTGAAGGGACGGTAACAAATGTGACTAACTTCGGGGCATTTGTGGATATTGGAGTGCATCAGGATGGACTTGTGCATATATCAGAGATGTCGAATTCTTTCGTTTCTGATCCCAAAGATGTAGTGAAGGTGGGTCAGGTGGTTAAAGTACGCGTTGCAAAGGTGGATGCAGAACTTAAAAGGATATCCCTGTCAATGAAACTGGATGGAGATACCAGGGCAGCACCGGCCAGAAATGAGAGAAAAGATGGCCCACAAAAGAAGGCGCAGCCCTCTGCCAAATCGCTTGCACAACGCTTTGGCAAAGAAAAAAAAGGGGACAAACAGCAGCTCAGGACAGTTAAGCCTAAAATCAATATAAAAAGATTGTTGCCTTAATGAATAAGAGCTTCGCAGAATTAAAGTAGGCGCGAAGCTCTGCTCCGTTTTCTTGTTACCAGGATTTTTGAACTTATAACGGATTTTCACACGGGAACACCGCGTTCTTCCCTTTTCTTGCTCAACGCTCAAAACTATTAAAACCCAAACTTCCCACTCTACCACCTAAGCAAGCCCTGAACAGGGAGATTTCCATTAGAAGCCCAGGGCAATGGCCCTGGAAAAACATCACGGTAGACCAAAGAGCCCTGAATGGGCGACCTCTATTATCGAAACTCCAGGCATTCTTTCACCCCTCCCCTAAAAAACGCTGCAAATGGCTAAGCGCTAAGCCATGAGAAACATACCCCAAACAGTGAGAAACATACCCCAAACAGTGAGAAACATACCCCAAACAGTGAGAAACATACCCCAAACAGTGAGAAACATGCCCCAAACAGTGAGAAACATGCCCCAAACAGTGAGAAACATGCCCCAAACAGTGAGAAACATGCCCCAAACAGTGAGAAACATGCCCCAAACAGTGAGAAACATGCCTCAAACAGTGAGAAACATACCTCAAACAGTGAGAAACATACCTCATTTAACTCGATTTTGAGCATGTTTCTCACTGAAAGTGGTAGGTTTCTCACTGTACATACCATGTTTCTCAAAGATACAGGCATGTTTCTCAAAGTTTATGCCGTGTTTCTCAGTGCACAGGGGGTGTTTCTCACTGTTACTGTAGTGTTTCTCACAAAATGACCCATGTTTCTCAAATTTTGGACTGTCCAGCCCTCTCTGACTATATTAATGAGACAAAGTCATGTATTAAATTAGAGGTAGCATTATTTAACAGTACTGGGGTACGATTTGACCGAGAACTGCGAAAACGAAGAAGAGTTATGATTGAGGAAGGTCCAGTTCTAAATAAGCAAGTCTTTCATTTGGGTCACTGCGTTTACATTCTCTCTGTCACAGTACTCCTTTATTCCATCGAGAACATTTTGCGGTGCCTGCGGGTCGATAAAATTTGCGGTACCAATCTGTATTGCAGAAGCTCCGGCAAGCAGATACTGAATCGCATCATCGCTATTCATTATACCACCCATACCGATAACCGGGATCGTTACAGCGTTGCTTACCTTATAGGTCATGGCTACTCCCACGGGTCTGATTGCCGGACCTGAGAGACCACCGGTTTTCATCTGAAGAACAGGTTTTTTTGTGGCAGTGTTGATAACCATTCCCAAAAGTGTATTAATACAGGAGAGAGCATCTGCTCCGGCATTCTCTGCAGCCCGAGCAATCACGGTAATATCGGTAACATTGGGAGTAAGCTTTATAATTATTGGCTTTGATGTACGTTTACGCAGCTGCGAAGTAAGACGCTCAATTTGTACCGGATCGGTGCCAAACGCAAGTCCGCCGTGTTTTACATTGGGACATGATACATTTATTTCATAACCCCAAATTCCATCAACAGCTTCGAGTCGCTCAAGGACGGTGGTGTATTCCTGCTCTGTTGAGCCTGCCACATTGACCACAATCGCACAGGGTAACCGTCTTAAAAAAGGCATCTTTTCTGAGATGAATCTATCTACCCCAACATTGGCCAGCCCGATAGAGTTGATTAATCCTGATGGGGTTTCAATAATTCTTGGTATCTCATTTCCTTCTCTGGGGGCAAGTGTGACTGCTTTAGTATAAATAGCGCCCACCCAGTTAAGGTCCAGAAGCTCTTCATATTCACTACCATAGCCAAATGTGCCTGAGGCAACTCCTACCGGGTTGGGGAGTATTTTATCACCTATTTGTATCGAAAGATCTGTAGTTATTCCCATAGTATGTCTCTGCTGTTAAAAACCGGTCCCTCTTTACACGCTCTTTGATAACCTGTTGTTGTCTTGACCACACACCCCATGCACGCCCCCACTCCACAAGCCATTACCTGTTCAACTGACACAAAGCATTGTGCTTTTTTCGTATCTGCAAGGTCGTTTAGCGCTTTAAGCATTGGGTGTGGTCCGCAGCAATAGATTGTGCTTTTTGAATCGACACTACCTTTTTCTTCCAGGTAATCGATCACTGTTCCTTTGAATCCCGCAGTTCCATCATCGGTACATACTACAGGTTGGAGCCTTTTGAAGCTTTGAGCATCCGGAACGGAGTGCGTATTTCTGCATCCAAACACAAACTCTACTGATTGGTTTTTTTGCAATAGATCAGAAACCATAAACATCACAGGCCCAAGTCCAATACCTCCGGCTACCAAAACGGCTTTTTGAGGAGGTAGTTTTGGGAAGGGATTGCCCAGGGGACCAATCAGATCAAGCGTTTCACCTTTTTCCTTAGAACAAAGAAGTTCTGTAGCGCGTCCGCGTTTCTGATAAATAATTGAGGCGCTCATTGTTTCTCCATTAAAAGCGGAGAAAGCAAAGGGGCGTCTTAGAAGCGGAACAGTGTCATGTGAAACCCTGATTGTTAAAAACTGGCCAGGTACAGGAATGCCGGCTTCATGGTCCCAGCTAAATTCCAATTCGTAGAAATCGGAAGTGATTTTTTGGTTTCTTATAACTTTTGAATTGATTTGTTTCATAGTTTGTTTTGGCTACTAATTTTTATGGTCGCTTAGAATATACTCTTTTGTGACTGGTATAAAGTTGTGTAATTGAATCTGTGACCTCTTCTGTTTGAAATCAATACTATAGAGATTGATCAGTGATTATTTTGAACCACTCAGGACGGTTATAAATATACATTTTTTCACCTTTATATTTTGGCATAATTTACCTTATTATACTTTGCCAAATACTTTCAACGAGTATAGTCCTTATTTACACAACCTGTGCTTATTCGCTTAAACAGAGGTGAAAGGCAGATGTTTCCACATATGTTTTTTAAAATAGGACTTCTGATAATTTTCCAATCGTTTCTAATGGTTAGTAAATCTTATGGTCATGTAATCCTAAATGAAATTATGAGCTCTAACTCATTTACTCTTTCAGATAGTGATGGAGATTATGAAGATTGGATTGAGATTTTAAATACTGGTCATACTACTATAAACTTAGCGGGTTTTGGCTTATCAGATTCTTATAGTGAACCGTTTAAGTGGGTTTTTCCTGCAATAGAGCTTGAGCCCAATCAGATTATTGTTCTATGGGCTTCGGGTAAAGACCGGCGAAATCCTCAAGGTCAGTTGCATACTAATTTCAGGATTGCCCGAAGCGGGGAAGAAGTAATTCTTACCGAACCGGCAGGAGAGCGAATTGATGAGCTTAAACCGGTGGAAATTCCTACTGATTGGTCTGTGGGACGTATCGAGGGTGATACTGAGAGGTGGTTTTTTTTCAAACAACCTACTCCGGGAAAACCAAACACCACAGAGGCGTATCAGGAGATTTTGGAATCACCACGGTTTTCACATACTCCGGGATTTTATGCGAGTGATTTTTTCCTGGAGCTGTCGCATCCAGACCCACAGGTCTCTATCCATTATACTCTCGATGGCTCGGTTCCCACTACAGAGTCGTCTGTGTATTCTGAGCCAATACACATACGTGACCGCAGTGAAGAGGAAAATGGAATTTCAATGATTCCTACCAATGATGTGAAAGTGGATCACTTTCAATGGACTCCACCTTTAGAAAACGTGGCAAAGGGCACTGTTATTCGTGCTAAAGCATTTAAACCAGGGTATTTATCAGATCAACCCGTTTCCGCTACCTACTTTGTGTTCCCTGAAGGAGCAAGTCGATATTCGCTTCCTGTGATATCGGTTATTACTGAACAGGAGAATTTTTTCTGTGATTCTATAGGAATCTATGTGCCTGGAAACAGCTATGTTCCAGGCGATTCATCTGTGCACAATCCTACCGGCAATTACACTTTGAGAGGGAGGGAATGGGAGCGGGAAGGAAGCATAGAATATTTTGACCCATCTACGGGTTTGGCATTGTCACAAAATGTGGGGTACCGTATTCATGGTGGTTATTCGAGGCGGTTTCAGAGTAAGAGTTTAAGAGTGTATGCAAGAAATGATTACGGTACAAATACACTCAACTATCCATTCTTCTCCGAATCACCACATGATCATTTCCGAAGGCTTATACTGAGATCCGGAGGCAACGATCAGCAACTTGGGATGATGCGGGATGCGGTAGCTCAGCTTGTCGTTAGAGATCTTAACTTTGTTACTCAAGGGTACAGGCCAACAGTAGTGTTTATCAATGGAGAGTACTGGGGGATAAAAAATATACGGGAACGGTATGACAGGCATTATCTTGAGCGTGTATATGGAGTTGACCCCGAGAATATTGATCTGCTCACACATTCCCACTACGCAAAAGAGGGTTCTGATGAACATTACTTACAAGTATACAATTTCATAAACCACAACAACATGGCTGAAAGCGACAATTATTCTAAGGTTAGGGAAAATATTGATGTGGACAATTTTATCGATTATTATGCCGCTCAGATAATTACCGGTAACCGGGACTGGCCAGATAATAATATTGACTTTTGGCGTCTGAGAGTTCCCTATCGGACAAATGCGCCAAAAGGGCATGATGGCAGGTATCGTTGGATGGCTTATGATTTAGATTACGGGTATGGGCTCTACACTGAACCAAGCACGGATGTAATCTATTGGATGATGCATCATAAACCAGAGTGGTCCAGAAGAATGTTTGTAAACTTAATTGAAAATGAAAATTTCAGGACTGATTTCATAAACAGAAATGCTGATTTGCTTAACACTACTTTCAAACCGCACAGAGTAACCGGTATTATAGATAGTGTTTCTGGTTTAATTGAACCCGAGATAGAAGAGCATATCCGGCGCTGGAATCAACCACAGGATTTAAATTCATGGTTCAATGAGATTGAAACGATGCGTGAATTCGCACGCAGACGCTATCACTATGTTCGACAACACTTAATGCGGTTTTTTGGACTGTCTGAAACCTCACAGGTTACAGTCTCTACCGATTTAGATAAGGGAAAAGTACGAATCAATACATTGCTCATAGATGAGCAGACACCGGGTCTTGAAGGCGCTCCCTATCCATGGAACGGTGTTTATTTTAAAGATAATCCGATTCGTTTAGAGCCTGTAAACAAAGAAGGATTTGTATTTAGCCACTGGCTTATAAACGGGCAAAGAGAGCAGGCTCCGGTTTTGAGTATAAATCCAAAGGCCGACATATCGGTGGAGGCTGTATTTACAACGAAAGAGAAAATAGCCAGAGGAAATGAATCACTCATACATTTTTTTCATTTCAATTCTATAAACGATCAAATCGATTCTGTTGGGGAACTAACTACTGTACTATCAGATTACAGCATAAATACTAACGCGCTAATATCGTATGAGGGTAGTGGTGAAGGCTATATGGATCTGGTGGAGGGAACTAAAGAAAACATACAATTGGATATAGGTGCCGGGCATGCACTCAGGGTAAGAAATCCTTCCTATAACCGAGCCCTTGTTTTTTGTATCCCCACAGAGGGCTTTGAGCATATAAACTTCAGCTATGCAGTAACCCGAACTACAAATGGCCCTACACAACAGTCCCTTTATTATTCCACGGCAAAAGGGGCACCTGAATGGGTACCCTATAAATCAGGTATAGAGATAAATGAAGAATATGAAACCAAATATTTTGACTTTAGTTCGATAGCTTCAATAAATGATAATCCTCACTTCAAAGTAAAGCTGCTGTTTAATGATCAATCGATGGGTAGCTCGGGAAACAATCGTTTCGACAATGTAGCAGTTAAGGGACGGCGTAGAAGAGAAGAGTTACTACACTATTATAACTTTAACACTCTTTCAGAAAACCTTGATCCAAACGGAAGAGTTCGTGTGGTTTCTTCAGATTTCAGTCTGAATGGAGAATCATCAATTACCTATGCAGGTGAAGGTATTGGATATATGGATGAAGTTGAGGGTACATATGTTAATAGTCGAAGAAATGATAGTTCCGGAAGCGCCCTGCGGGTGAGAAATCCATCAGCTGGTCGATCACTGGTGTTTAATATGCCAACAACCGGATACGACGACATTCTTTTTAGTTATGCTGTACGAAGAACCACCAATGGTGCAACAAAGCAATCTCTTTACTACTCTACTCAAAAGGATACTTCTTCATGGATACTGTTTGAGTCTAATATCGAGATATCTGAAGAGTTTACCGTGAATAGTTTTGATTTTAGTTCAGTAGAAGGAGTTAGTGATAATCCTTATTTCCGGTTAAAGATTACCTTTGATGAACAATCTATGGGTTCATCAGGAAATAATCGATTTGACAATATCACACTTGAAGGGGTCTCGGTAAGTGAGCCTGTTTTGCCAGACGAACCAACTGGTCTTACATTGTATCAAAACTACCCCAACCCATTTTCCAATTCAACCACAATTCGATTTTTTCTGCCGGAGCCTTCAACTGCTCGTCTTATAATATATGATCTTAGAGGCAGAGTTGTTGCAAGATTACTAAACGAATCACTTGACGAGGGCACTCATGAGGTCGTTTGGAATAGTAGAAATAGTGCTTCAGGAGTTTACATATATCGACTTGTCTATAATGGTAAATCGGCTGTAAAAAAGATGATCCTGAGCAGATAGAAGTACCATATTGGGGCCGGTGATCCAAACAGATTTCATGGTTTATATTGCTTGTATAACCGCTTTTTCCTGTTTTGTAGTTATCTCTTTTTGCTCTGAGTGAGCTTATCACTTAAGCGGTAACAATTGTCCGTGTTTTTGATCCCGCTCTTATAAACAGGCAAAAAAAAGTACACCGGCAAGGTAAAACAAGATTTAGATCTTTTCTTTAATTATTTTTACTATCTCTGTTTAATAAGGGTACAACTACAAGGATTGGAACTATGAAAACTCCCGCACAATATCTAGCTTTAGCTTTGGATAACATCTCGGGTTTCGAAGAGCTTAGAGCTCTTATTGCTGAAACTTCAAAGCATGTAGGTGTTTATAAACTTGGCCTTGAACAGTTTACCAGGTTTGGACCAGGTGTTTTGGATTTGGTCAGAGAAGCTGATCGAAAAATATTTCTCGATCTGAAGTTCCATGATATACCAAATACGGTAGCTAAGGCTGTTGCATCGGCTTGTGATCTTAAAATTGATTATCTTACCATTCACACACAGGGTGGGATTGAGATGATGAGAGCAGCGATGGATGTTGCAAAACAAGCAGACCACAGGCCGAAAATTCTTGGGGTTACTCTTTTAACGAGTATTAATCAGAACGCACTCAATAATGATCTTGGTGTAGCTTCTACTACAGAAAAATATGTCCTTCATCTTGCCTCAAATGCAGTAAACTCCGGTCTGGATGGCCTGGTCTGCTCTGCAAATGACCTGGAGACCATTAAACCGGTTTTGAAAGAAGGATTTGAAGTTGTTACCCCCGGAATACGACCAACAGGTGCAGCAAAAGATGATCAGAAAAGAGTTGCTACCCCAGCCTGGGCTATAAAAAATGGTTC
This window encodes:
- a CDS encoding Tex family protein, whose product is MTMNIAEQLINEFTLKPFQVQNTLELFNEGATVPFIARYRKERTGSLDEIQIRDLQHRYNYYKELDERREVILESIKSQEKLTPELEAKIQKTLSKTELEDLYLPYKPKRTTRATKARDAGLEPLAEWILELTCPHCDAMVKAEEFINEEKGIDTAQKAVKGACDILAEVLSDNADVRKWMRELAADQGVIISKVKKEFEEQKTKFEMYYDFKEKVSSLPSHRILAMLRGEREKVLRLSLEIPQETAVQYLNSKLIENPESATVDLLQKVVLDSYDRLLLPATETEIRKEIRDRAEAEAFKVFGDNLEALLLSPPAGRKPVIGIDPGFRTGCKVAVVDDTGKFIENHTIYPNEPQKETEKSAAVIAKLIQTYNIELIAIGNGTASRETDQFVRSVIKDMPTKPASVIVNEAGASVYSASDVAIKEFPELDLTVRGAISIARRLQDPLSELVKIDPKSIGVGQYQHDVNQSKLKESLDEVVESCVNRVGVDVNLASDELLKYVSGLNRLIASNIVKYRNEKGAFSSRKELLKVPGLGEKKFQLSAGFLRIAGSKNPLDNSAVHPERYELVKQMASQLNTTINELIGNSTLLKSINKKEFVTEEVGLPTIDDILSELEKPGRDPRQEFQYARFKDEVNEIKDLEEGMLLEGTVTNVTNFGAFVDIGVHQDGLVHISEMSNSFVSDPKDVVKVGQVVKVRVAKVDAELKRISLSMKLDGDTRAAPARNERKDGPQKKAQPSAKSLAQRFGKEKKGDKQQLRTVKPKINIKRLLP
- a CDS encoding dihydroorotate dehydrogenase is translated as MGITTDLSIQIGDKILPNPVGVASGTFGYGSEYEELLDLNWVGAIYTKAVTLAPREGNEIPRIIETPSGLINSIGLANVGVDRFISEKMPFLRRLPCAIVVNVAGSTEQEYTTVLERLEAVDGIWGYEINVSCPNVKHGGLAFGTDPVQIERLTSQLRKRTSKPIIIKLTPNVTDITVIARAAENAGADALSCINTLLGMVINTATKKPVLQMKTGGLSGPAIRPVGVAMTYKVSNAVTIPVIGMGGIMNSDDAIQYLLAGASAIQIGTANFIDPQAPQNVLDGIKEYCDRENVNAVTQMKDLLI
- a CDS encoding dihydroorotate dehydrogenase electron transfer subunit; its protein translation is MKQINSKVIRNQKITSDFYELEFSWDHEAGIPVPGQFLTIRVSHDTVPLLRRPFAFSAFNGETMSASIIYQKRGRATELLCSKEKGETLDLIGPLGNPFPKLPPQKAVLVAGGIGLGPVMFMVSDLLQKNQSVEFVFGCRNTHSVPDAQSFKRLQPVVCTDDGTAGFKGTVIDYLEEKGSVDSKSTIYCCGPHPMLKALNDLADTKKAQCFVSVEQVMACGVGACMGCVVKTTTGYQRACKEGPVFNSRDILWE